A genomic region of Rhipicephalus sanguineus isolate Rsan-2018 chromosome 3, BIME_Rsan_1.4, whole genome shotgun sequence contains the following coding sequences:
- the LOC119385807 gene encoding protein Wnt-9a: MRALVVCVCLYLNQAAMASIGVLSRSKPLILDPNHEVSEREFCHQHRRDPNVRRFCVSEPAVIQTIVQGMRNTVNTCQLLFKWEHWQCDLLQDRRNLLRKVYPETAFVYALTAAGVAHSVAQGCRTGRLSHRCSCGEAGREEPAASPALQQGWKWGGCGDNYPFAAKFVRRLLARESGKRPRTLRRPVDTHNIIVGIRTLKRGIRPVCKCHGVSGSCSLKTCWRELAPFPEVARRLKRKYAHAVPAEIENKPEFAATDVVAKPRKAPAATLGTTQRPKWLAAVTAKLRRLGRDRLVYLEKSPSFCEPNPLTGSGMTGRRCRGRDHCNKMCCGNGHRNFTEVVYETCQCRMVWCCKLECKTCENITTAYACL; encoded by the exons ATGCGGGCGCTGGTGGTCTGTGTGTGCCTCTACCTCAACCAGGCAGCCATGGCCAGCATCGG GGTCCTGTCGAGGTCGAAGCCTTTAATCCTGGACCCCAACCACGAGGTGTCTGAACGCGAGTTCTGCCACCAGCACAGGAGGGATCCAAACGTGCGGCGCTTTTGCGTCTCGGAGCCGGCCGTGATACAAACCATCGTGCAGGGCATGCGAAACACGGTTAACACCTGCCAGCTACTATTCAAGTGGGAGCACTGGCAGTGTGACCTGCTCCAGGATCGCAGGAACCTGCTCAGAAAAG TGTACCCCGAGACAGCCTTCGTGTACGCCCTGACGGCGGCCGGCGTGGCCCACAGCGTGGCCCAGGGTTGCCGGACGGGCCGGCTCAGCCACCGTTGCTCGTGCGGTGAGGCAGGCCGCGAAGAGCCGGCGGCCTCCCCGGCTTTGCAGCAAGGCTGGAAGTGGGGCGGCTGCGGGGACAACTACCCGTTCGCGGCCAAATTCGTACGGCGCCTCTTGGCGCGAGAGTCCGGGAAGAGGCCGCGTACGCTGAGGAGACCTGTCGACACGCACAACATCATCGTGGGAATCAGG ACGCTGAAGCGCGGCATCCGGCCCGTCTGCAAGTGTCACGGCGTGTCCGGCTCGTGCTCACTCAAGACCTGCTGGCGGGAGCTGGCGCCCTTTCCCGAGGTGGCGCGACGGCTGAAGCGCAAGTACGCCCACGCAGTACCGGCCGAGATCGAGAACAAGCCCGAGTTCGCCGCCACGGACGTGGTGGCCAAGCCACGCAAGGCGCCGGCCGCCACGCTGGGCACAACGCAGAGACCCAAATGGCTGGCCGCCGTCACAGCCAAGCTGCGAAGGCTGGGAAGGGACCGGCTCGTCTATCTCGAGAAGTCGCCTTCCTTCTGCGAGCCGAACCCGCTCACTGGCAGCGGCATGACGGGACGTCGCTGTCGTGGCAGGGATCACTGCAACAAGATGTGCTGCGGTAACGGACACCGCAACTTCACCGAGGTCGTCTACGAGACGTGCCAGTGCCGCATGGTGTGGTGCTGTAAGCTGGAGTGCAAGACTTGCGAGAACATCACTACCGCTTACGCCTGCTTGTGA
- the LOC119387060 gene encoding LOW QUALITY PROTEIN: protein Wnt-6-like (The sequence of the model RefSeq protein was modified relative to this genomic sequence to represent the inferred CDS: deleted 2 bases in 2 codons), with translation MRWQLIMEPARVCKKKRLLRGRKARICRKEPKVVREIARGVDLGIRECQNQFRFHRWNCSTLRSSMKKVLMKDTREAAFVDAIVAAGVVYALTEACAQGRLLDCQCRRRHNAANHLQGRTGCDHFVDFGYHKSRDFMNRKRVGDLRATILSHNYEAGRQAVRLHLERVCRCHGMSGTCSLKTCWRKLPTFSKVGLRLKQRFQGAVRVTAGNSGKGFVPETVRPPGREDIVFSEESPDYCEADRRTGSLGTRGRLCKLGSQGPDDCRTLCCGRKVRSRQTVVSVACNCTFQYCCNVTCQTCLETLHETTCL, from the exons ATGCGGTGGCAGCTCATCATGGAGCCAGCGCGCGTGTGCaagaagaagcgattgctgcGCGGCCGCAAGGCGCGCATTTGCCGCAAGGAGCCCAAGGTGGTGCGCGAGATCGCGCGCGGCGTCGACCTGGGAATCCGAGAGTGCCAGAACCAGTTCCGCTTCCACCGATGGAACTGCTCCACGCTTCGGTCGTCCATGAAGAAAGTGCTCATGAAAG ACACTCGCGAGGCGGCGTTCGTGGACGCCATCGTGGCGGCGGGCGTGGTGTACGCGCTGACAGAGGCGTGCGCCCAGGGTCGCCTGCTCGATTGCCAATGCAGGCGGCGGCACAACGCCGCAAACCACCTGCAGGGGCGCACAGGCTGCGACCACTTCGTCGACTTCGGATATCACAAGTCGCGCGACTTCATGAACCGGAAGCGCGTCGGTGACCTGCGCGCCACCATCCTGTCGCACAACTACGAAGCCGGACGACAG GCCGTGCGACTGCACCTGGAGCGCGTGTGCCGCTGCCACGGCATGTCCGGCACCTGCTCGCTGAAGACGTGCTGGCGCAAGCTGCCCACC TTTAGCAAGGTGGGGCTGCGGCTCAAGCAGCGCTTCCAGGGCGCAGTGCGCGTCACCGCCGGCAACTCGGGCAAGGGCTTCGTGCCGGAGACGGTGCGACCGCCGGGACGCGAGGACATCGTCTTCTCCGAGGAGTCG CCTGACTACTGCGAGGCCGACCGGCGCACCGGATCCCTGGGCACGAGGGGACGTCTCTGCAAGCTGGGCTCGCAGGGTCCCGACGACTGCCGGACCCTGTGCTGCGGTCGCAAGGTGCGCAGCCGGCAGACGGTGGTGAGCGTGGCGTGCAACTGTACCTTCCAGTACTGCTGCAACGTCACGTGCCAGACGTGCCTCGAGACTCTGCACGAGACGACGTGTCTATAG